The genome window CCGCTTTTGCCGTCATTTTTGGTTTAATGCGATTTGTACAGCTATTTAGAGAGCATTATGCCTTATCTCGTTTCAAGGAAGAAGTATTTCACCTTCCTCCCGACATAGAAAAGGCCGTCATACATTCTTTGGAACTCCCTCAAAACATCGTACTTACCCACACCAAGTCCATAGAAACACCCCTGACTTTTGGATGGCCAGAAGCCTACATTGTGCTTCCGACCACGTTGATCACCGATGAAGAGGCCCGACGATTGGCCATCCTGCATGAATTGTGTCACATCCGACATCACGACTTTCTACAACAATACCTCTTGCGCGGATTGGATGCCGTATTCGCCATTAATCCGATGATGCGCTACCTTATCCTCCAATTAGAAGCAGAGCGCGAACTGATTCGTGACGAAGAAGTGGTACGCCACCCAGATGTTTCGTCTTATGCCTATGCCTCGAACCTGTACAAACTCGCCACAACCCAAGACCCCTTATTCATCACATCCTAAGCCCAATACTCCATGAGATGCCCCTCGCTTGCCATTTATGCCTTCTCTCCGGCTCAAAACCTCAAAACCCGCCTTCAAAACTTGGCAACCAACCGGGCGTATTCTCCACGTGAAAAACGAAACACCATCCTGCTGCTAACCATCACAAGCCTCATCATATTAGCTGGTTTGATTGGTTTCTTTGGTGATCCAACTGAAGCGCCCATCTCCCTTCAAAAAGCAAAAAGCACCTTTTTGCCCCCAGACCCTTATGCTTCAGTTATGGTTTTTACCAACTTAACCTGCTGGGTAGATAAAAAGCAAGTATGCGACCACCCAACAACGTTTAATGTAGAAAAAATTGGGGTAATCTACTTGGTTGATATAGGCTTGGTCACCTTTTCGTTACAACCTTTTGCCGATGCAAAACCTATTGGAACGGTGAAAGGAAAAGAACTCATACTCAATCTGTCCAATACACCTCTACACTTGACCTCACAATTTGATATTTTGGTAAAAGCCCAAGGGAAACCCATTTTGGTTTATGGAAAACAAGACATAGGCTATGAAATAGAAAGACTATTAGGTCTAGCTCCCGAATACAAAAATGTATCATATAGGAGTACAGCTACGAGTTTCGAGGGGGATCAATACACCTTTTCAATAAGCAACATCAATCGGTACGAAACCTTATATGCAACCAGACCAAAGCCAGGCTTAACCTTTTCTCGTCCAACAATCCAATTGGAAAACCTAGTAATACCACCACCCATGTTCTTAAGCCATACGCAATCCATAAACAATCGTTCTTTGGACACAATCCATACAAAAGATCATGACATATTATCCTTGATGGGTCTGGAAACCTATGGATTATTCCAATTCTCTTTACATCCTTTTAAAAATGCAACACAATCTGCACAAGTGGAAGGCAACAGGTTGCGCGTCCAGACGGCTGTGGGCTTACTCCAAATCACCACTTCCGAAAATATCCTATTAACAGAGACCGGAACCATCTGGTTTACGCTTATTCCATCCACTTCTTATCGTAAAGACGAAATTCACCGTGAGCAAGCGGCTTGTCGGGAACAGCTAAAGGAAGCCCCAACATTTGCCGAACAGAACTGTCGGATAGGCGGCTTCAGAATGCCCGTCTATTTCGAGAGGAGGGAATTCTAAGCCAGTGCTTAGGCCCATTCCACCCCTGCAAGGACTTCTGTCTTGGACCAGAGCGCCTCGCCGAGCACTTCGTCGTAGCTGAGGGCAGACGATTTTACGGCTTTTCGGTTGCTGAAATAGCGCCCAGAGATGCCAACTACCTCCGGCGAAGAGGCCAGATATACTTGTGTGGCCGCTCCTTTTTCCACCGAAATGGCGGATAGTTTTTTGGCAAACCGCCACGCCCCAACAAAAAGTTTACCCATAGCGCCCGATGCATTGTTATCGCCAAAATCGGAGGCCACAAATCCTGGATGCAAACAGTTGATGGTAACGCCGCTGTTTTCTAAACGACGAGCAGCAGCATAGGTAAACATGATGTTCATCAATTTGCTATTACAATACTGCCCCCAGCCGCTATATGCTTGCCTCATCTGCAAGTCCGACAAATTAATTTTGCCCGGTCGGTGCGCATCTGATGCCACATTTACCACACGCGCACCTGGCGTTTGCATCAGGAGGTCCAACAACGCGTGTGTCAACAAGAAATAATTCAGGTGATTCAGCGCAATCGTTTGCTCCACCCCATCCGGACTTTCTTCATACTTTAGGAACATGGCACCGGCATTATTCAGCAATACATCCAAACGGTCGAAGCGCGACTTATAGGTATCCGCCAGTTGCCGAACGGCCGTCATCGAGGACAAATCTGCCAGCAAATAATGGAGTGCCTCATTTCCCGTGGCCTGCCTCACTTCCGAGACCACCCTCTGGCACTTGGCCTCGTTCCGTCCAACCAGTACCACTTGTGCACCCATCGCCGCCAGTTGTTTAACAGACTCGGCGCCGATGCCCGCCGAAGCGCCCGTAACTAAAATTGTTTTGCCTTTCATTTAGGAAAGAATCTGAGGATTAAGGAAATAAAAGAATGGAACGACCAGGGCGCCGTAAGGTTGCTCCGTTTGTCGCCCGACACTGTCGTTTCAACCGGAATCGCTTTTCTTCCCGTTTAATTCGTTTTGATAAACCCCCAATCGCTTCGCTTTTTAATTAGCTTTATCCGTTACCATTTTCCAATTCACCAGAATGAACCATCCATGAGTTTAGTCCCTGCAAATACGGAATCTATTCTGGCAGATAAAGCCGAATATTATTTGGGATTTAATGCCCCGAAAATTAGTAAAGAACAACTCCATTTGCCAGGCAGCGATTTTGTTGACCGCGTTTTTGGCATTAGTGACCGGACACCCCAAGTACTGCGCTCCATTCAAGCCATGTTCGGAACAGGTCGGCTTGCCAATACGGGCTATCTGTCCATTTTGCCCGTAGATCAGGGAATTGAGCACTCCGCAGGTGCTTCTTTTGCCAAAAACCCGATCTACTTTGATCCCGAAAACATCGTTAAATTGGCCATCGAAGGCGGTTGTAATGCCGTATGCTCCACCTATGGCGGTCTTGGCTCGGTAGCACGAAAATACGCGCATAAAATCCCGATGATGCTCAAAATCAACCACAACGAATTATTGACCTATCCCAATAAATTTGACCAAGTAATGTTTGCGCAGGTCAAGAATGCATGGGACATGGGCTGTGTTTCGATTGGCGCAACGGTCTATTTTGGATCAGACCAATCCACACGTCAGTTAATGGAAGTCTCTGAAGCCTTTGCCTATGCGCATGAACTGGGCATGGCTACCGTCTTGTGGTGTTATACCCGCAACAACGCCTTTAAAGTAAATGGCGTAAACTACGAAACAGGCGCCGACCTGACGGGCCAAGCCAACCACCTTGGCGCAACCATTGAGGCCGATATTGTTAAGCAAAAACAACCAGACTGTAATGGTGGTTTTAAAGCCCTCAATTCTGGCAACTCCAGCTATGGCAAATTAGACGAGCGGATGTACACCGAGCTTGCAAGCGATCATCCGATTGACTTGACGCGCTATCAGGTGGCCAATGGCTACATGGGCCGCATCGGCCTCATCAACTCCGGCGGCGGCTCTGGCTCCAATGACTTGCAAGAGGCCGTTATTACCGCTGTTGTTAACAAACGTGCTGGCGGAATGGGACTTATTTCCGGCAGAAAAGCCTTCCAACGCCCCATGAATGAGGGGGTCGGGATACTGAATGCCATTCAAGATGTCTTCTTAGACGAATCCGTAAGCATTGCATAAGTACGGATATCTTCAACGCTTTGGCCCCCGTTCCTTGTTGGCGGGGGCTTTTATGTTATCCTCTCCCATTGACGACGCAACAAGCCCTATTTTATCGTATCTTCTAGTATTACACACAGAAGGGCCCTATTCCTGACAGCGTAACCATGTTTACTTCCTTTGTTCATAGGCTGCTTTCAATAGATGATTTTGTTACGTAGCCTGATGCCATATTTTCGTCAATGCGAACCTAAAACCAACGAATGAAAGAAGGTACCGGAATGTCTCGTGTCTCGTTTCACACCCTTGGCTGCAAACTGAATTATGCCGAAACCAGCACCATTGCCCGCGACTTTAAGGCGCAAGGCTACAAGACCGTGCCCTTCGAAACAGCCGCCGACGTAACGGTGATCAACACCTGTACCGTCACCGAGCAGGCCGAGGCCAAGTGCCGTAATGCCATTCGTCGGGCACTACGCGCCAATCCCGACACTTTTGTGATTGTTA of Bacteroidetes Order II. bacterium contains these proteins:
- a CDS encoding M56 family metallopeptidase, with protein sequence MTEALQMNADLVITLLYKLWMPMLAWTFAAWSLWFFVQKHGTRHPVFRYHVLRVLILLLPIGLLAVAWIPSPFSKNDLANKIEATSPPANIAPTLPAPFLPNPVPPSIPQPDIQNPPINFSWRLVLDWGILCLTAFAVIFGLMRFVQLFREHYALSRFKEEVFHLPPDIEKAVIHSLELPQNIVLTHTKSIETPLTFGWPEAYIVLPTTLITDEEARRLAILHELCHIRHHDFLQQYLLRGLDAVFAINPMMRYLILQLEAERELIRDEEVVRHPDVSSYAYASNLYKLATTQDPLFITS
- a CDS encoding SDR family oxidoreductase, encoding MKGKTILVTGASAGIGAESVKQLAAMGAQVVLVGRNEAKCQRVVSEVRQATGNEALHYLLADLSSMTAVRQLADTYKSRFDRLDVLLNNAGAMFLKYEESPDGVEQTIALNHLNYFLLTHALLDLLMQTPGARVVNVASDAHRPGKINLSDLQMRQAYSGWGQYCNSKLMNIMFTYAAARRLENSGVTINCLHPGFVASDFGDNNASGAMGKLFVGAWRFAKKLSAISVEKGAATQVYLASSPEVVGISGRYFSNRKAVKSSALSYDEVLGEALWSKTEVLAGVEWA
- a CDS encoding class I fructose-bisphosphate aldolase encodes the protein MSLVPANTESILADKAEYYLGFNAPKISKEQLHLPGSDFVDRVFGISDRTPQVLRSIQAMFGTGRLANTGYLSILPVDQGIEHSAGASFAKNPIYFDPENIVKLAIEGGCNAVCSTYGGLGSVARKYAHKIPMMLKINHNELLTYPNKFDQVMFAQVKNAWDMGCVSIGATVYFGSDQSTRQLMEVSEAFAYAHELGMATVLWCYTRNNAFKVNGVNYETGADLTGQANHLGATIEADIVKQKQPDCNGGFKALNSGNSSYGKLDERMYTELASDHPIDLTRYQVANGYMGRIGLINSGGGSGSNDLQEAVITAVVNKRAGGMGLISGRKAFQRPMNEGVGILNAIQDVFLDESVSIA